The DNA segment GTCCGAGTCAATCAATTTTTTAGTGTAATCGTTTGTCGGGCCAATTGCAGACGGGTTTTGCCCGAGTCAAAGCTCTTTTAAATCAGATTGAAAATCATTAGGAATTTCGAGTCGATTTGAAAATTTTAATCCAATCGCATTCTAAAAACGTTATGCTTTTTTGAGGTTTTAAGCGTCTGCATCCGATTTTTTCCATCTTAAAAGAAAAGCCAGTTCAGGACTGATTTTTTTAAGACCCCCGGATTTTGGATCCACACCAGCATAAATCAATTCTCCGGAACAAAGAAGAAAGTCTTCTTTAAAAATCGCAAGATTCCAAAACACTTTTACCCCGGAATAGTTTGCTTTGACGTGGATCTGAATTTCATCGTCGAACCTCGCCGGAGATTTGTAATCGATATTGCAATGGACGACGTGAAAATCGATTTCATGGCGTAAGGCGAGGTCTCCGTAAGGATGGCCCATCGCTCTGAAGTATTCGGTAATCGCCACGTCGAAATAGGTGAGATAGTTTGCGTTGAATACGATACCTTGAGGATCCGATTCCGCATAACGCACTCTGAGAGTATGAAAAAAATCGAATTCTTTTTTATTTATTTTTTTTGTCATCGTTCTTTTACAAAAGATTTAACGTTTTGCACTTCTCCCCGAACAAAAGAAATCCTTTCCGATCCTCTTCGGTGACTTTGTAGTGAAGTTCTTTGGTCAGATATTCCCTCACGACCGTCTCCTGAAGTCGTAATTCGTGAGAAATGATTTCTTCTATGTGAGAAATTCCATATTCTAAAGATTGAATGAACGCGGAATTCTCCACCTCCAGAGGTTTTTTACTCGCCCAAAGT comes from the Leptospira sp. WS92.C1 genome and includes:
- a CDS encoding acyl-CoA thioesterase yields the protein MTKKINKKEFDFFHTLRVRYAESDPQGIVFNANYLTYFDVAITEYFRAMGHPYGDLALRHEIDFHVVHCNIDYKSPARFDDEIQIHVKANYSGVKVFWNLAIFKEDFLLCSGELIYAGVDPKSGGLKKISPELAFLLRWKKSDADA